One window from the genome of Natronomonas pharaonis DSM 2160 encodes:
- a CDS encoding type IV pilin translates to MNLSDLLNTETDDRRAVSPVIGVILMVAITVILAAVIGTFVLGLGDQVQETAPNAQISGEQITLDEGDLDDEEAVRITHESGDAINPNEIEITVDGQTAASVEPDSDVDEADTSDDGPTIWTGGDRISAGDRVQIVGTYDVDGDQFDEELDDEDEIRVTWQAPGGDRTATLFTFEVDD, encoded by the coding sequence ATGAATCTGAGTGACCTACTCAACACGGAAACCGACGATAGACGGGCTGTATCGCCAGTTATAGGGGTAATTCTCATGGTCGCGATTACCGTCATTCTTGCGGCCGTCATCGGGACCTTTGTCCTCGGACTGGGTGACCAAGTTCAGGAAACCGCACCCAACGCGCAGATTAGCGGTGAACAAATCACTCTTGATGAGGGAGACCTCGATGACGAAGAGGCTGTGCGAATAACGCATGAAAGTGGAGACGCAATCAATCCGAATGAAATAGAGATTACTGTCGACGGACAGACTGCTGCCAGCGTAGAGCCCGACAGCGATGTTGACGAAGCCGACACAAGCGATGATGGACCGACTATATGGACTGGCGGAGACCGAATTAGCGCTGGAGATCGTGTTCAGATTGTCGGTACGTATGATGTAGACGGCGATCAGTTTGACGAGGAACTCGACGATGAAGACGAAATCCGCGTCACATGGCAGGCACCCGGTGGCGACCGAACCGCTACCCTGTTCACGTTCGAAGTAGACGACTAA